In one Mus caroli chromosome 14, CAROLI_EIJ_v1.1, whole genome shotgun sequence genomic region, the following are encoded:
- the Acin1 gene encoding apoptotic chromatin condensation inducer in the nucleus isoform X8: protein MDTSENRPGNEVPEPPLPVADQVSNDERPEGGAEEEEKKESSMPKSFKRKISVVSATKGVQAGNSDTEGGQPGRKRRWGASTATTQKKPSISITTESLKSLIPDIKPLAGQEAVVDLHADDSRISEDETERNGDDGTHDKALKICRTVTQVVPAEGQENGQREEEEEKEPEAEPPAPPQVSVEVALPPPVEHEVKKVTLGDTLTRRSISQQKSGVSITIDDPVRTAQVPSPPRGKISNIVHISNLVRPFTLGQLKELLGRTGTLVEEAFWIDKIKSHCFVTYSTVEEAVATRTALHGVKWPQSNPKFLCADYAEQDELDYHRGLLVDRPSETKAEEQGAPRPLHPPPPPPVQPPPHPRAEQREQERAVREQWAEREREMERRERTRSEREWDRDKVREGPRSRSRSRDRRRKERAKSKEKKSEKKEKAQEEPPAKLLDDLFRKTKAAPCIYWLPLTESQIVQKEAEQAERAKEREKRRKEREEEEQKEREKEAERERNRQLEREKRREHSRERERDRERERDRGDRERERERDRDRGRERDRRDTKRHSRSRSRSTPVRDRGGRR, encoded by the exons CAGCTACCAAGGGGGTGCAAGCTGGAAACAGTGACACAGAGGGGGGCCAGCCTGGTCGAAAACGTCGTTGGGGAGCCAGCACTGCTACGACACAGAAGAAACCGTCTATCAGTATCACCACTGAGTCACTCAAG AGCCTCATCCCCGACATCAAACCCCTGGCGGGGCAGGAGGCTGTTGTGGATCTTCATGCTGATGACTCCCGAATCTCTGAGGATGAGACAGAGCGTAATGGCGACGATGGGACCCATGACAAGGCACTGAAGATATGCCGGACAGTCACTCAG GTAGTACCcgcagagggccaggagaatgggcagagggaagaggaagaagagaaagagcctGAAGCCGAGCCGCCGGCGCCACCCCAGGTGTCAGTGGAGGTTGCCTTGCCCCCGCCTGTGGAGCACGAAGTGAAGAAAG TAACACTAGGAGATACCTTAACCCGGAGGTCCATCAGCCAACAGAAGTCTGGGGTTTCCATTACAATTGATGACCCGGTCCGGACCGCCCAGGTGCCCTCCCCACCCAGGGGCAAGATCAGTAACATTGTCCACATCTCCAACCTG GTTCGTCCCTTCACTTTAGGCCAGCTGAAGGAGTTATTGGGGCGTACAGGAACTTTGGTGGAAGAGGCCTTCTGGATAGACAAGATCAAATCTCATTGCTTTGTGACG TACTCTACAGTAGAGGAAGCCGTTGCCACCCGCACAGCTCTGCACGGGGTCAAGTGGCCCCAGTCCAACCCCAAATTCCTTTGTGCTGACTATGCTGAGCAAGATGAG CTGGACTATCACCGGGGACTCTTGGTAGATCGGCCATCTGAAACTAAGGCAGAGGAACAGGGAGCACCAAGGCCcctgcatcccccacccccacccccagtccagcCACCGCCCCACCCCCGGGCTGAGCAGCGGGAGCAGGAAAGGGCTGTCCGAGAGCAGTGGGCAGAACGGGAACGGGAAATGGAGCGCCGGGAAAGGACTCGGTCTGAGCGAGAATGGGATCGGGACAAAGTTCGAGAGGGACCCCGATCCCGATCACGGTCCCGTGACCGCCGCCGGAAAGAGCGAGcaaaatctaaagaaaagaagagtgaAAAGAAAG AGAAAGCCCAGGAGGAGCCACCTGCCAAGCTGCTGGATGACCTCTTCCGTAAGACCAAGGCAGCTCCCTGCATCTATTGGCTCCCTCTGACTGAGAGCCAA ATTGTTCAGAAGGAGGCAGAGCAAGCTGAACGGGCCAAGGAGCGGGAGAAGCGGCGAAAGGAacgagaagaagaagaacaaaaggaaCGGGAGAAGGAAGCTGAGCGAGAAAGGAACCGGCAGCTCGAacgggagaagaggagggagcacagcagggagagagagagggacagggagagagagcgGGACAGGGGTGACCGAGAGCGGGAGAGGGAGCGAGACCGAGACCGAGGCAGGGAGAGGGATCGCAGAGACACCAAGCGCCACAGCAGAAGCCGGAGTCGAAGCACACCTGTACGGGACCGGGGTGGGCGCCGCTAG
- the Cdh24 gene encoding cadherin-24, translating to MWGLVRLLLAWLGGWGCMGRLAAPVPAWAGSRGHSGPTLLRTRRSWVWNQFFVIEEYSGPEPVLIGKLHSDVDRGEGRTKYLLTGEGAGTVFVIDEATGNIHVTKSLDREEKAQYVLLAQAVDRASNRPLEPPSEFIIKVQDINDNPPVFPLGPYHATVPEMSNVGTSVIQVTAHDADDPSYGNSAKLVYTVLDGLPFFSVDPQTGVVRTAIPNMDRETQEEFLVVIQAKDMGGHMGGLSGSTTVTVTLSDVNDNPPKFPQSLYQFSVVETAGPGTLVGRLKAQDPDLGDNALMAYSILDGEGSEVFSISTDSQGQDGLLTVRKPLDFETRRSYTFRVEATNTLIDPAYLRRGPFKDVASVRVAVQDAPEPPVFTQATYHLAVPENKAPGTLVGQISASDLDSPASPIRYSILPHSDPERCFSIEPEDGTIRTAVRLDREARVWHNLTVLATELDSSAQSSRVQVAIQTLDENDNAPQLAEPYDIFVCDSAAPGQLIQVIRALDRDEVGNSSQVSLQGPVGPDANFTVRDNRDGSASLLLPSRPAPPRQAPYLVPIELWDWGQPALSSTATVTVSVCRCRPDGSMASCWPEAQLSPTGLSTGALLAIVTCMGTLLALVVLFVALRRQKQEALMVLEEEDVRENIITYDDEGGGEEDTEAFDITALQNPDGAAPPAAGPPVRRDVLPRTRAPRQPRPPGPADVAQLLALRLREADEDPSVPPYDSVQVYGYEGRGSSCGSLSSLGSGSEAGGVPGPAEPLDDWGPLFRTLAELYGAKEPPAP from the exons ATGTGGGGCCTTGTGAGGCTCCTGCTGGCCTGGCTGGGTGGCTGGGGCTGCATGGGGCGCCTGGCAGCTCCAGTCCCAGCCTGGGCAGGGTCCAGGGGACACTCGGGTCCTACACTGCTGCGGACCCGAAGGAGCTGGGTCTGGAACCAGTTCTTTGTCATTGAGGAATATTCTGGTCCAGAGCCTGTCCTTATTGGCAAG CTGCACTCAGATGTTGACCGGGGTGAGGGCCGCACCAAGTACCTGCTGACCGGGGAGGGGGCAGGCACTGTGTTTGTGATTGATGAGGCCACAGGCAATATCCATGTGACCAAGAGCCTGGACCGGGAAGAGAAGGCACAATATGTGCTGCTGGCCCAAGCTGTGGACCGTGCCTCTAACCGGCCCCTGGAACCCCCATCAGAGTTCATCATCAAAGTGCAAGACATCAATGACAATCCGCCTGTGTTTCCCCTTGGGCCCTACCATGCCACCGTGCCTGAGATGTCTAATGTTG GGACGTCTGTAATACAAGTGACTGCTCACGATGCGGATGATCCCAGCTATGGAAACAGTGCCAAACTTGTGTACACGGTGCTGGATGGgctgcctttcttctctgtggaCCCCCAGACTG GAGTGGTTCGTACAGCCATCCCCAACATGGACCGGGAGACCCAAGAGGAGTTCTTGGTGGTGATTCAAGCCAAGGATATGGGTGGCCACATGGGGGGGCTCTCAGGCAGCACTACAGTGACAGTCACCCTCAGCGATGTCAACGACAACCCCCCCAAGTTCCCTCAGA GTCTATACCAGTTCTCAGTGGTGGAGACAGCTGGACCTGGAACCCTGGTGGGCCGGCTTAAGGCCCAGGACCCAGACCTAGGGGATAATGCCCTCATGGCATACAGCATCCTGGATGGGGAAGGATCAGAGGTCTTCAGCATCAGCACAGACTCCCAGGGCCAGGACGGGCTCCTTACTGTCCGCAAG CCCCTGGACTTCGAGACTCGTCGCTCTTACACCTTCCGTGTAGAAGCCACCAACACACTCATTGACCCAGCCTACCTGCGGCGAGGTCCCTTCAAGGATGTGGCCTCGGTACGAGTGGCTGTGCAGGATGCTCCAGAGCCGCCTGTCTTCACCCAGGCCACCTACCACCTGGCAGTACCTGAAAACAAGGCCCCTGGAACCCTGGTGGGCCAGATCTCAGCCAGTGACCTGGACTCCCCGGCCAGCCCCATCAG ATACTCCATCCTGCCCCACTCGGATCCAGAGCGTTGCTTCTCCATTGAGCCCGAAGACGGCACTATCCGTACAGCAGTGCGCCTGGACCGCGAGGCTCGTGTCTGGCACAACCTCACCGTTCTGGCCACAGAGTTGG ATAGCTCTGCACAATCATCCCGCGTGCAAGTTGCCATCCAGACCCTGGATGAAAATGACAACGCTCCCCAGCTGGCTGAGCCCTATGACATCTTTGTATGTGACTCTGCAGCCCCTGGCCAG TTGATTCAGGTCATCCGGGCTCTGGACAGAGATGAAGTTGGCAACAGTAGCCAAGTCTCCCTTCAAGGTCCTGTGGGCCCTGATGCCAACTTTACAGTCCGGGACAACCGAG ATGGCTCTGCCAGCCTGCTGCTGCCTTCCCGTCCTGCTCCACCACGCCAGGCACCCTACCTGGTTCCTATCGAACTCTGGGATTGGGGGCAGCCAGCCCTGAGCAGCACTGCCACggtgactgtgagtgtgtgtcgCTGCCGGCCTGACGGCTCCATGGCATCCTGCTGGCCTGAGGCTCAGCTCTCGCCCACCGGTCTCAGCACTGGAGCCCTGCTTGCCATCGTCACGTGTATGGGCACCCTTCTTG CCTTGGTGGTTCTCTTCGTGGCCCTGAGGCGGCAGAAGCAGGAAGCCTTGATGGTATTGGAGGAGGAGGACGTCCGCGAGAACATCATCACCTATGATGACGAGGGTGGCGGAGAGGAGGACACGGAGGCCTTCGACATCACAGCCTTGCAGAACCCGGACGGAGCCGCTCCTCCAGCGGCCGGCCCGCCGGTACGCCGCGACGTGCTGCCGCGGACCCGAGCGCCACGCCAGCCCAGGCCACCCGGCCCCGCCGATGTGGCGCAGTTGCTGGCGCTGCGGCTGCGCGAGGCGGACGAGGACCCCAGCGTGCCCCCGTATGACTCGGTGCAGGTGTATGGCTATGAGGGCCGGGGCTCCTCCTGCGGCTCGCTCAGCTCCCTGGGCTCGGGCAGCGAGGCTGGCGGTGTCCCCGGCCCCGCCGAGCCACTGGACGACTGGGGTCCACTCTTCCGCACTCTGGCAGAGCTGTATGGGGCCAAGGAGCCCCCGGCCCCCTGA
- the Psmb11 gene encoding proteasome subunit beta type-11, which translates to MALQDVCKWQTPDTARPSVHLPQASGWAVPRGCDPQTFLQIHGPRLAHGTTTLAFRFRHGVIAAADTRSSCGSYVACPASRKVIPVHQRLLGTTSGTSADCATWYRVLQRELRLRELREGQLPSVAGTAKLLAAMMSRYRGLDLCVATALCGWDHSGPALFYVYSDGTCLQGDIFSVGSGSPYAYGVLDCGYHYDMTIQEAYTLARCAVAHATHRDAYSGGSVDLFHVRESGWEYVSRSDACVLYKELQKARSLEQELEAKASGVHSEPAEPQGARECKELFVEQEEVTPEDCAIIVKTETM; encoded by the coding sequence ATGGCTCTTCAGGATGTGTGCAAGTGGCAGACTCCTGACACTGCCAGACCATCCGTTCACTTGCCTCAGGCCAGTGGCTGGGCTGTACCCCGGGGCTGTGACCCTCAAACCTTCCTGCAGATCCATGGACCCAGGCTGGCTCATGGCACCACTACCCTGGCTTTTCGCTTCCGTCACGGTGTCATCGCTGCGGCTGATACTCGGTCCTCCTGTGGCAGCTATGTGGCGTGTCCAGCCTCACGGAAGGTCATTCCTGTGCACCAGCGTCTCCTGGGTACCACCTCTGGGACCTCTGCTGACTGTGCCACATGGTACAGGGTGCTGCAGCGGGAGCTGCGGCTTCGGGAACTGAGGGAAGGCCAGCTGCCCAGTGTGGCAGGCACGGCCAAACTCTTGGCAGCTATGATGTCCCGCTACCGCGGTCTGGATCTGTGTGTGGCCACTGCCCTCTGTGGCTGGGACCACTCTGGCCCTGCTCTCTTCTATGTCTACAGCGATGGCACTTGTCTGCAGGGAGATATCTTCTCAGTAGGCTCTGGGTCTCCCTATGCCTATGGTGTGCTTGATTGTGGCTACCACTATGACATGACCATCCAGGAAGCCTACACCCTGGCCCGCTGTGCTGTGGCCCATGCCACCCACCGTGATGCTTATTCAGGGGGCTCAGTGGACCTCTTCCACGTTCGGGAGAGCGGATGGGAGTATGTATCCCGCAGTGATGCTTGCGTGCTGTATAAGGAGCTGCAGAAAGCCCGGAGCttggagcaggagctggaggcaaAAGCTAGTGGAGTCCATTCGGAGCCTGCCGAACCGCAAGGTGCTCGAGAATGTAAAGAACTCTTTGTGGAGCAAGAGGAGGTGACGCCAGAAGACTGCGCGATAATAGTGAAGACTGAGACAATGTAA
- the Acin1 gene encoding apoptotic chromatin condensation inducer in the nucleus isoform X9 yields MDTSENRPGNEVPEPPLPVADQVSNDERPEGGAEEEEKKESSMPKSFKRKISVVSTKGVQAGNSDTEGGQPGRKRRWGASTATTQKKPSISITTESLKEAVVDLHADDSRISEDETERNGDDGTHDKALKICRTVTQVVPAEGQENGQREEEEEKEPEAEPPAPPQVSVEVALPPPVEHEVKKVTLGDTLTRRSISQQKSGVSITIDDPVRTAQVPSPPRGKISNIVHISNLVRPFTLGQLKELLGRTGTLVEEAFWIDKIKSHCFVTYSTVEEAVATRTALHGVKWPQSNPKFLCADYAEQDELDYHRGLLVDRPSETKAEEQGAPRPLHPPPPPPVQPPPHPRAEQREQERAVREQWAEREREMERRERTRSEREWDRDKVREGPRSRSRSRDRRRKERAKSKEKKSEKKEKAQEEPPAKLLDDLFRKTKAAPCIYWLPLTESQIVQKEAEQAERAKEREKRRKEREEEEQKEREKEAERERNRQLEREKRREHSRERERDRERERDRGDRERERERDRDRGRERDRRDTKRHSRSRSRSTPVRDRGGRR; encoded by the exons CTACCAAGGGGGTGCAAGCTGGAAACAGTGACACAGAGGGGGGCCAGCCTGGTCGAAAACGTCGTTGGGGAGCCAGCACTGCTACGACACAGAAGAAACCGTCTATCAGTATCACCACTGAGTCACTCAAG GAGGCTGTTGTGGATCTTCATGCTGATGACTCCCGAATCTCTGAGGATGAGACAGAGCGTAATGGCGACGATGGGACCCATGACAAGGCACTGAAGATATGCCGGACAGTCACTCAG GTAGTACCcgcagagggccaggagaatgggcagagggaagaggaagaagagaaagagcctGAAGCCGAGCCGCCGGCGCCACCCCAGGTGTCAGTGGAGGTTGCCTTGCCCCCGCCTGTGGAGCACGAAGTGAAGAAAG TAACACTAGGAGATACCTTAACCCGGAGGTCCATCAGCCAACAGAAGTCTGGGGTTTCCATTACAATTGATGACCCGGTCCGGACCGCCCAGGTGCCCTCCCCACCCAGGGGCAAGATCAGTAACATTGTCCACATCTCCAACCTG GTTCGTCCCTTCACTTTAGGCCAGCTGAAGGAGTTATTGGGGCGTACAGGAACTTTGGTGGAAGAGGCCTTCTGGATAGACAAGATCAAATCTCATTGCTTTGTGACG TACTCTACAGTAGAGGAAGCCGTTGCCACCCGCACAGCTCTGCACGGGGTCAAGTGGCCCCAGTCCAACCCCAAATTCCTTTGTGCTGACTATGCTGAGCAAGATGAG CTGGACTATCACCGGGGACTCTTGGTAGATCGGCCATCTGAAACTAAGGCAGAGGAACAGGGAGCACCAAGGCCcctgcatcccccacccccacccccagtccagcCACCGCCCCACCCCCGGGCTGAGCAGCGGGAGCAGGAAAGGGCTGTCCGAGAGCAGTGGGCAGAACGGGAACGGGAAATGGAGCGCCGGGAAAGGACTCGGTCTGAGCGAGAATGGGATCGGGACAAAGTTCGAGAGGGACCCCGATCCCGATCACGGTCCCGTGACCGCCGCCGGAAAGAGCGAGcaaaatctaaagaaaagaagagtgaAAAGAAAG AGAAAGCCCAGGAGGAGCCACCTGCCAAGCTGCTGGATGACCTCTTCCGTAAGACCAAGGCAGCTCCCTGCATCTATTGGCTCCCTCTGACTGAGAGCCAA ATTGTTCAGAAGGAGGCAGAGCAAGCTGAACGGGCCAAGGAGCGGGAGAAGCGGCGAAAGGAacgagaagaagaagaacaaaaggaaCGGGAGAAGGAAGCTGAGCGAGAAAGGAACCGGCAGCTCGAacgggagaagaggagggagcacagcagggagagagagagggacagggagagagagcgGGACAGGGGTGACCGAGAGCGGGAGAGGGAGCGAGACCGAGACCGAGGCAGGGAGAGGGATCGCAGAGACACCAAGCGCCACAGCAGAAGCCGGAGTCGAAGCACACCTGTACGGGACCGGGGTGGGCGCCGCTAG